From the genome of Aerococcus sanguinicola:
GGGATGCTCTCAAGGAGCTGGTAGGCTAACCAGGTATCCACCATGGACAGTTCATCGACAATCAAGAGGTCGGCTTCTAACATCTGCCCGATTCCCTCGACCCCTTCATCGGATTCATCCTTGGTCAGGCCGAGCAGGCGGTGGAGAGTCGAGGCGGGTAGACCAATTACTTCAGACATCCGCTTTGCCGCCCGTCCTGTTGGCGCGGCTAAAGCGATGGGATAACTATCCTCCAGATAGTCTTCCTCCGCCAAGGACAGGTTTTTAAGTCGGGCATAGACAGCAACAATCCCCTTAAGGACCGTCGTCTTCCCCGTCCCAGGTCCACCGGTTAGGACATAGAATTTGGATTGGAGGGCTTCTTTGATGGCTTGTTTTTGGGCATGGCCATATTTGAGATTCCACTCAATCTCAACCTGGTCAATGGCCCGGTCAATGGCTTCCTGGTCTAAATCCTGACCGAGCGGAGAGGCAATCATATCCGTCAGGCGGCGAGCAATGGTCTCCTCCTGTAAGAAGAGATGGGGCAGGGCCACCCGAGTCGAAGCTTCAGGGCAGATAAGGAGGCCTTCTTCCAGCATTTGGTCTAAAGTATCCTGGACAGCTTGAGCGGGCACCCGGTCCTGGTAGAGGCCCAGATTGACCTGGTCTGTCGCCACTTGTACCAGCTGGTCCGCTTCCACATAGGTATTGCCGGACCGGTAGCAGATTTCATAGAGGCAATAATTTAAGGCCCCTGCCAAACGCTTGGGACTATCATAGGCCAGGTCCATCTTAGCCGCTAGCTGGTCCGCCCGCTTGAAACCGAAGCCCTCAATCTCACGCACCAATTGATAGGGGTTCTCCTCGATCACTTCCACGGCTTGGTCCCGGTATTTCTCATAGATCCGAGCAGCCAGGCTAGACGAAAAGCCCCATTCGGAGAGCTGCATCATCACCCGCTGACTGCCCTGGTCTTCTTGGATCAACTCCACCAGCATGGTCCGCAATTTCTTGGATAGCCCTTTGACTTCCTTTAAGCGCTCCGGCTCAGCCAGGATCACATCGATGGCCTGGCTACCGAGGACTTCGACAATCCGGCTGGCCAAGGTCTTCCCAATGCCTGGAAACTGCGAGGAAGAAAAATAGCGAACCAAGCCATTCTTACTGGTGATTTTAACCGGTTCAAACGATTGGACTTGAAACTGGAGGCCATACTTGGCATGTTCAACCAAGTGACCATTAAATTGATAGGCCGTTCCTTCTTGAACTGAGACAAAATTCCCCGTCACGACAATTTTTTTCTCCGAGTACATGGTATTGGTTTCTTCTACAGAAATTTGCATCACCTTGTAATAATTAGTCGGATTCTCAAAGAAAACCGCCTGGATTTCCCCAATTATATAATCTAAATCCTCCGTCTGACTCATCTCCCTCCTCCTTTCATTGCCATTCCTATGCGCTCTACTCTTAGATATCAGCAGAGCCTTCAAACTTTAACACTCCACCTATTATAGCACAAGGCCCTCCCAAAGAAAAAAGCCCCAGATCTCTGTCTGGAGCTCATCCAATCCTTTACTGGTACTGCAGTTGCTTATCGCCTTGGTAGGCAGCATCGATGGTGCCCCCACCCAAGCACTCTTCCCCGCGGTAAAAGACAATAGCTTGGCCTGGTGTAATCGACCGGGCAGCTTCTTTAAAGGTCACCTTGGCTGTTCCATCGTCTTGAATTTGGACACGGACAGGCAGGTCCTTTTGCCGGTAGCGGGTTTTAGCTGTGCATTCAAAGTCCGTCTCTGACCAATCATCCTGGGTAAAGGAAAGGTCGCTGGCTGCTAGCCAATCCGCATAGAGCATGGGATGGTGGAAGCCTTGGCCCACATAGAGTTCATTCTTAGCTTGGTTCTTACCAATAACGAACCAAGGCTCATTGCCCTTGCTAGTCCCGCCAATGCCTAGACCCTTACGTTGGCCAATGGTATAGTACATAAGCCCGGCATGTTCACCCATTAGCTGGCCATCCAGAGTCAGCATCTTGCCGGGTTTAGCTGGCAAGTAATTGGAGAGAAAGCTCTTGAAATTCCGCTCTCCAATAAAGCAAACCCCTGTGGAATCTTTCTTATGGGCAGTGGCTAGGTCGTTTTCTTCAGCGATTTTACGGACTTCCGACTTCTCCAAGTGGCCGATGGGGAAGAGAGCTTTCTGCAACTGGTCTTGAGACAATTGGTTCAAGAAATAGGTTTGGTCCTTATTATTATCCTGGCCTCTCAGGAGGTGGACACGGCCATCCTCATCACGGCGGACTTGGGCATAGTGGCCCATAGCGATATAGTCCGCTCCCAACTCTTCAGCATAGGCTAAGAAGGCCTTAAATTTAATTTCTTTATTGCACATCACGTCCGGATTAGGTGTCCGGTCCTTCTTATACTCATCTAAAAAATAAGTAAAGACCCGGTCCCAATACTCTTTCTCAAAATTGACAGAGTAATAAGGAATGCCAATCTGTTCAGCAACCTTGGCTACATCTTGATAGTCTTCAGTCGCCGTACAGACACCATTCTCATCCTTTTCATCCCAATTCTTCATGAAAAGGCCAATGACTTCATAGCCCGCTTCTTTCAATAAGAGCGCGGAAACACTAGAGTCTACCCCTCCAGACATGCCGACAATGACACGTTCTTTCTTTGCTTCTGACACAACATCACCATCTTTCTTTATAAATTTACGATTGAAGGTCGTATTTGTGTTGTGTTAACATCTCCCTATTCTACGGCCTCCCCAAGGAAATTTCAAGTGAGATTGCTCTGAAGGACAATCCTAACAAAAGAATGGTCAAATAAGGGCTTTCATGTTATAACTCTCCTAGGGTTTAAACTGCGCGATAATAGAAAGGAGGCATGACATTTATAGGTTAGAGAGCATTAAAATTAACAACGAAGTAATTGAATTACTCCAATTTCTATGGCAAACCGTAGCGACTGGAAACAAAGGCAGCGATTCCTACATCTCAGATATTGTGTCAAATCCCGCGATGGAAGCCATTTATACGGAAGACTTCGACCAAGAAACTGCCCGGATGGTTCTTTCTGCTATCGTTAATAAGGAATCTTTAGCAGAAGCCAGTCCGAAAGCTAAGGAATTTTATGACTTTAACTTCTTTAACGCCGATGATCCGGGTAACGTTGAGATGATGCTCCCCATTGTTAAACAATTAAATGTGTACCAATTAAAGGATGTCTTTAATTGTGATACCCGTTTCAATAAACTCATCATTAATTTCGTCGGAGCTTATGATATTAGCCACGTGATTGAAGAGAACGTCTTAGCCATCAACTTCTTTAAGCTCGGCATTGATTGGGCGACCATGGATCAAGCCCTCATCGAAGGCCAAAGCCTTGAAGACTTTATCCAAGCTTGCGCCAAAGAAATCCTCAACTAAGATAAAAAAATAGAGAGCCTGGAACAACAATTCCAGGCTCTCTATTTTTCTATATTTCATAATGGAGCCTTACAGCCCCTTCAGCCAAGCCTCACTTATTCAGAAACTACTTGGATGATTTGATATTTTTCCATGTCGGCTAAGATAAAGTCCAAGGCCTCTACGAAGTCCGCCATGCCATCTGACTTAAAGACATTGACCGTCTTCAAGCCTTTTTGATTGGTCACATTCATTTTAAGCCCTGTTAGTTCTTTATCCACAGTGATCTTCAAGCGCACGGCACGGGCACTGGCGAAATCAGGTTTCACTTCCTGGTCATACTGGAAATTGCCTGATTTTGTTTCGACAAAATGATAGTCACGCAAGCTATATTTTTTACAGTCAGGATGGAGCTGGTAAACTTTAGCTCCCCCTGGTAACTTTGCGGTTTTTGGATAAGCCATAGAATCCTCCTTATGAATCAAAACTAGCTAATCGATCAAGCACTTGGTCAAGCTCAGCCTGGCTGGTATGCGGATCAAAAGATAGGCGCAAGCTTTGACGAATGCGGTCATCTTCTTCCCCATACAAATTGACCAAGACGCGGCTAGGCTCTAAAGACCCCGCACTACAAGCAGACCCAGCTGATAAGTAAATATCTTGGAGGTCACACTTGATCAGAGTTTGGTCACTCGGGTGTCCCGGCCAATAAATATTTAAAATATTCGCCAGTTCAGCTTGCTGAGGCCCGTTAATTTGGAAATTGAGCCCTCGCGCTTCAGCTCCATCGAGGAAATATTGGCGTAGAGAGCGCAATTTTTCCATCCGCTCAGC
Proteins encoded in this window:
- the mnmA gene encoding tRNA 2-thiouridine(34) synthase MnmA, translated to MSEAKKERVIVGMSGGVDSSVSALLLKEAGYEVIGLFMKNWDEKDENGVCTATEDYQDVAKVAEQIGIPYYSVNFEKEYWDRVFTYFLDEYKKDRTPNPDVMCNKEIKFKAFLAYAEELGADYIAMGHYAQVRRDEDGRVHLLRGQDNNKDQTYFLNQLSQDQLQKALFPIGHLEKSEVRKIAEENDLATAHKKDSTGVCFIGERNFKSFLSNYLPAKPGKMLTLDGQLMGEHAGLMYYTIGQRKGLGIGGTSKGNEPWFVIGKNQAKNELYVGQGFHHPMLYADWLAASDLSFTQDDWSETDFECTAKTRYRQKDLPVRVQIQDDGTAKVTFKEAARSITPGQAIVFYRGEECLGGGTIDAAYQGDKQLQYQ
- a CDS encoding SF1B family DNA helicase RecD2; this encodes MSQTEDLDYIIGEIQAVFFENPTNYYKVMQISVEETNTMYSEKKIVVTGNFVSVQEGTAYQFNGHLVEHAKYGLQFQVQSFEPVKITSKNGLVRYFSSSQFPGIGKTLASRIVEVLGSQAIDVILAEPERLKEVKGLSKKLRTMLVELIQEDQGSQRVMMQLSEWGFSSSLAARIYEKYRDQAVEVIEENPYQLVREIEGFGFKRADQLAAKMDLAYDSPKRLAGALNYCLYEICYRSGNTYVEADQLVQVATDQVNLGLYQDRVPAQAVQDTLDQMLEEGLLICPEASTRVALPHLFLQEETIARRLTDMIASPLGQDLDQEAIDRAIDQVEIEWNLKYGHAQKQAIKEALQSKFYVLTGGPGTGKTTVLKGIVAVYARLKNLSLAEEDYLEDSYPIALAAPTGRAAKRMSEVIGLPASTLHRLLGLTKDESDEGVEGIGQMLEADLLIVDELSMVDTWLAYQLLESIPPYMQVIFVGDEDQLPSVGPGQVLADILRAQVAPARELDEIFRQSDDSSITELAHQIKQGLLSPDLTRQHADRSFIKAQSAQIAEIVAQIAERAVAKDYLLRDVQVLAPMYKGEAGIDHINEVLQERLNPNPDNRRREVVYFEKIFRVGDKVLQLQNQAEKNVFNGDMGEIVAIFFAKETASKADEIVVAFDEVEVTYTRTDWKQLTLAYCTSIHKAQGSEFPIVILPLVHQHQRMLKRNLVYTAITRAKQSLIMCGEEAAFAHAIQHQGASRQTQLYDFLLIRAGKESPASQKEAIESEHKQPPREAASKAEAPDLDQGPKRLTPDLVASQAIDPMIGMDGLSPYDF